One Lachancea thermotolerans CBS 6340 chromosome F complete sequence DNA window includes the following coding sequences:
- a CDS encoding 60S ribosomal protein eL37 (highly similar to uniprot|P49166 Saccharomyces cerevisiae YLR185W RPL37A protein and to uniprot|P51402 Saccharomyces cerevisiae YDR500C RPL37B protein, components of the large (60S) ribosomal subunit), producing MGKGTPSFGKRHNKSHTLCNRCGKRSFHIQKKTCASCGYPAAKMRSYNWGAKAKRRRTTGSGRMGYLKNVSRRFKNGFQTGVAKPQSA from the exons ATGGGTA AGGGTACTCCTTCATTCGGTAAGCGTCACAACAAGTCTCACACTTTGTGCAACAGATGCGGTAAGCGTTCTTTCCACatccaaaagaagaccTGTGCTTCTTGCGGTTACCCAGCTGCTAAGATGAGATCTTACAACTGGGGTGCCAAGGCtaagagaagaagaactacCGGTTCCGGCAGAATGGGCTACTTGAAGAACGTCTCCAGAAGATTCAAGAACGGCTTCCAAACCGGTGTTGCCAAGCCTCAATCCGCTTAG
- a CDS encoding aldo/keto reductase family protein (similar to uniprot|P47137 Saccharomyces cerevisiae YJR096W): MTHSIDINRDTRYKLNNGTEVPVIGFGVYDIPVEETAQRVYTALQEGYRHIDTAVVYENQKQAAQGVHRFLEETGTPREEVWFTTKLWNTQQGRDATPRALEEIAADVKEFIGYVDLLLLHSPLTDAQRRLETWAVLERAVQEPASSALEIRAIGVSNFGVRHLQELLEVATVKPVVDQLELHPWLPRAELRAFLRENGILAEAYSPLTQGVRLQDPELLALEAKSGLSKGEILLRWSFLQGFAVLVKSNNPQRIRDNLAVLPAKTDSWKVSLDQELWDALDKPDSHDVATWGQKDPTEYTV, from the coding sequence ATGACACACAGCATCGATATCAACCGCGACACACGCTACAAACTCAACAATGGCACCGAGGTTCCCGTGATCGGGTTCGGTGTGTACGACATCCCGGTCGAGGAGACCGCGCAGCGGGTATACACCGCGCTCCAGGAGGGATACCGACACATTGACACAGCGGTGGTGTACGAGAATCAGAAGCAGGCCGCGCAGGGCGTGCACCGATTTCTGGAGGAGACCGGGACGCCGCGCGAGGAGGTGTGGTTCACGACCAAGCTGTGGAACACGCAGCAGGGTCGCGACGCAacgccgcgcgcgctggaGGAGATCGCCGCGGACGTGAAGGAGTTCATCGGGTACGTggacctgctgctgctgcactCGCCGCTCACGGACGCGCAGCGGCGCCTGGAGACGTGGGCCGTACTGGAGCGCGCGGTGCAGGAGCCTGCGTCGAGTGCGCTGGAGATTCGCGCCATCGGCGTGTCGAACTTCGGCGTGCGTCACCTgcaggagctgctggagGTGGCGACTGTGAAGCCTGTGGTGGACCAGCTGGAGCTACACCCCTGGCTACCACGCGCGGAGCTGCGTGCATTCCTGCGCGAGAATGGGATCCTCGCGGAGGCCTACTCGCCACTGACGCAGGGCGTGCGCCTGCAGGACCCGGAGCTGCTCGCGTTGGAAGCCAAGTCCGGCCTGAGCAAGGGCGAGATCCTGCTGAGATGGTCCTTCCTGCAGGGCTTCGCCGTGCTGGTGAAGAGTAACAACCCGCAGCGCATTCGCGACAACCTGGCCGTGCTACCAGCCAAGACCGACTCCTGGAAGGTCTCGCTGGACCAGGAGTTGTGGGACGCGCTGGACAAGCCCGACAGCCACGACGTGGCCACCTGGGGTCAGAAGGACCCCACAGAGTACACTGTCTAG
- the LCD1 gene encoding Lcd1p (similar to uniprot|Q04377 Saccharomyces cerevisiae YDR499W LCD1 Essential protein required for the DNA integrity checkpoint pathways interacts physically with Mec1p putative homolog of S. pombe Rad26 and human ATRIP): MDDWDDDDEDDLIEALSKKPPREPSFGSTQSFQRTQNDPKGTETQSAVAVSAEEAKDIEMKLLKAQGEASMLRDKLALFEAEKERERKTQTQKQKELELQHQHELDLIKADLQKAEDEKKFLAFSGRSSHRSPGRHAAANTPEASSGESVSAATKKRKLEEPPRRYITLKPNRIVSDEVDLFVNSAISHRLAGSRLSTLEILNNIYLGHVKDFKFKILDIAGDGPVGKGIFDMLMSHIRSPLKLDQFIEILLECLAMLIKEISQHEKECDTAVPFLVALMHHCITFRPSAIHTMALKDLFNFMVDLIRTHRSVLKRPLRKSDLELDVGPDIFQYEFIRILTVLYAFDVLEDGLKIVQSLPVSFQAAFMDDAFRGAVDDISRYSLTISYQPVINVIHNTVEMFNCIANMLLEAPELKEKVPVRWWDNIINRLYHILNKGTSNTARNELELSTLHLFDEINIFGLIRNIGDNHNGQLISLLVKENEPWHLPRVIMRDFPKEQGITNRATDVEWWAVNMKIGIVKLFEKLAIAYRDGPVERNMLKVLARLLAQTQEVLLTVLLGEDSENIHVYYEFFSQTLKLIYHMWKSGQWELRLLREAEAELTVCLWRVVFGTTHEGSRVEMAEHKTLADRFDELRLQQDAELYEDAFENEVPDFVAEETRAQSFSRLKEIMGIGAEETTRQMAKTMLEGITSMEDADALYMAMQAGSAELGP, from the coding sequence ATGGACGACTGggacgatgacgacgaagatgaccTCATAGAAGCCCTGTCTAAGAAACCACCAAGGGAACCAAGTTTCGGGTCAAcgcaaagctttcaaagaacgCAGAATGATCCCAAGGGCACCGAGACTCAGAGTGCCGTCGCTGTAAGcgcagaagaagccaaggaCATTGAAATGAAATTGCTCAAGGCCCAAGGTGAGGCAAGCATGCTGCGTGATAAACTGGCTCTGTTCGAGGCAGAAAAGGAGCGTGAGCGTAAAACTCAAACCCAGAAACAGAAGGAATTGGAGTTGCAGCATCAGCACGAGCTTGATTTGATTAAGGCCGATTTGCAGAAGGCCGAGGACGAGAAAAAATTCCTTGCATTCTCTGGAAGATCAAGCCATAGGAGTCCTGGACGGCATGCTGCGGCCAACACACCTGAGGCGTCATCCGGCGAGAGCGTCAGCGCAGCAACTAAAAAGAGAAAGTTAGAGGAGCCCCCTCGGCGCTATATCACACTAAAACCTAATCGGATTGTTTCAGACGAGGTGGACCTGTTTGTCAATTCGGCCATTTCACATAGACTCGCGGGTTCGAGGTTGAGTACGCTGGAAATTCTCAATAACATATACCTTGGACAtgtcaaagacttcaagttcaagatcTTAGATATTGCAGGGGATGGTCCAGTCGGAAAGGGTATTTTTGACATGCTGATGAGCCACATAAGGTCGCCCTTGAAGCTGGACCAATTTATCGAGATACTTCTCGAGTGCTTGGCGATGCTCATCAAAGAGATTTCTCAACATGAAAAAGAATGCGATACAGCAGTGCCATTTTTAGTTGCATTAATGCACCACTGCATAACTTTCCGACCAAGCGCGATCCATACCATGGCATTGAAGGACCTGTTCAATTTCATGGTGGATTTGATACGTACTCATAGAAGCGTGCTTAAAAGGCCGTTACGAAAGTCAGATCTCGAACTGGACGTAGGTCCGGATATATTCCAGTATGAGTTTATCAGGATCCTTACAGTGCTATACGCgtttgatgttcttgagGATGGTCTAAAGATTGTTCAGTCGCTACCAGTGTCCTTCCAAGCGGCGTTCATGGACGATGCGTTTCGCGGAGCGGTGGATGACATCTCGCGCTATTCTCTCACTATATCTTATCAGCCAGTCATTAACGTCATTCACAACACGGTTGAAATGTTCAACTGCATAGCCAACATGCTTCTGGAGGCACCGGAACTGAAAGAAAAGGTACCGGTCAGGTGGTGGGACAACATAATAAACCGCCTTTACCACATTTTGAATAAAGGTACTAGTAATACAGCTAGGAATGAACTGGAGCTATCaactcttcatcttttcgACGAGATCAATATTTTTGGGCTTATAAGAAATATTGGGGACAATCACAATGGCCAGCTCATCTCGCTGCTAGTCAAGGAAAATGAGCCGTGGCATTTGCCGCGCGTTATAATGAGAGACTTCCCGAAGGAACAGGGAATCACCAATAGAGCTACAGATGTTGAATGGTGGGCTGTCAACATGAAGATTGGCATTGTAAAGTTGTTCGAGAAACTGGCCATTGCATACCGGGATGGCCCAGTCGAGAGAAACATGCTGAAGGTTCTTGCACGCCTGCTGGCACAGACTCAGGAAGTATTACTGACAGTGCTCCTGGGGGAAGATTCCGAAAATATACACGTTTACTATGAGTTCTTCTCGCAAACGCTGAAACTCATATACCACATGTGGAAGAGCGGACAGTGGGAGCTGCGACTGCTGCGGGAGGCTGAGGCTGAGCTTACGGTTTGCTTGTGGAGAGTTGTATTTGGAACCACGCACGAGGGGAGCCGCGTGGAGATGGCAGAACACAAGACCTTGGCTGATAGGTTCGACGAGCTTCGGCTGCAACAGGACGCAGAGCTGTACGAGGACGCGTTCGAAAACGAGGTTCCAGACTTTGTGGCGGAGGAGACGAGAGCACAGAGCTTTTCGCGTTTGAAAGAGATCATGGGCATTGGAGCCGAGGAAACAACGAGGCAGATGGCGAAGACCATGCTGGAAGGAATCACATCGATGGAAGACGCTGACGCGCTATACATGGCAATGCAGGCCGGCAGCGCCGAGCTTGGGCCATGA
- a CDS encoding FHA domain-containing protein (similar to uniprot|Q04383 Saccharomyces cerevisiae YDR501W PLM2 Plasmid Maintenance and to uniprot|Q06266 YLR183C Saccharomyces cerevisiae TOS4 Transcription factor that binds to a number of promoter regions, particularly promoters of some genes involved in pheromone response and cell cycle; potential Cdc28p substrate; expression is induced in G1 by bound SBF): MPGQFPPSSPIAACPADPDDPFYQPSEKHSPSTLKFFHKKIAPVDHEYPTPHPSSTLGRSSSPVKARDSHVLGSQTHSDYELEQDLRRELSSRGSASVRPIQIPLNSRLETRLSIGRKQAACDIVLPRHKNISRLHAFVTYYPESREVKLECKGSNGLIVAFPLKLDLDLTVCSHPEKAFRLMRSKPEQQLSSREVVKNAKLTSFVLLEGESVLMPYIDGTLIDFRHAECELAVYEPLGDSDDDSQNATETEDELQPLQITSDDFEPRTPDNEVVHIPLHTAFPPKLHVKERLLSLEPQPLLAEPATPLQHKDTKDTTLEEHKESFGGAVEIEEPKTPQRQTLDSHFEKQDPQTPLLKTEANARRRKLASPSPEKTHKRKNQQKVSPLSAEEILLNVSSRGVDVLELQHILANHLAFSNVQQVPFTQLRDVNSTVSTLAPKELRALLEAERCIGVIYRQGKDAAGKPLDEEYYYDVENDSDENRRQLVSALKGGRSNLRSCRRVHKQYFWKKPAK, translated from the coding sequence ATGCCAGGCCAATTCCCTCCCTCGTCGCCCATCGCGGCCTGTCCCGCAGACCCAGACGACCCTTTCTACCAGCCCTCCGAGAAGCACTCGCCTTCAACACTGAAGTTCTTCCATAAAAAGATCGCGCCTGTTGACCATGAATACCCCACTCCGCATCCCTCCTCGACGCTCGGGCGGTCTTCCTCCCCGGTCAAAGCCCGAGACTCGCACGTCCTGGGATCGCAGACACACTCCGACTACGAGCTCGAACAGGACCTGCGCCGTGAGCTATCATCCCGCGGAAGCGCGAGCGTCAGGCCCATCCAAATTCCTCTGAACTCTCGCCTCGAGACAAGGCTCTCTATTGGAAGAAAGCAGGCCGCTTGCGACATCGTCCTGCCCCGTCACAAAAACATCTCGAGGCTTCACGCGTTCGTGACGTACTACCCGGAGTCCAGAGAGGTCAAGCTCGAGTGCAAAGGCTCGAACGGTCTCATCGTCGCGTTCCCGCTCAAACTAGATCTCGACCTCACCGTTTGCAGCCACCCAGAAAAGGCATTTCGTCTGATGAGGAGCAAGCCTGAGCAGCAACTGTCGTCAAGGGAAGTTGTTAAGAACGCCAAACTCACATCTTTCGTGCTGCTGGAAGGAGAGTCCGTTCTTATGCCCTACATCGATGGGACTCTTATCGACTTTCGGCATGCTGAATGCGAGCTCGCCGTCTATGAGCCTCTGGGTGACAGTGACGATGACTCGCAGAATGCTACAGAAACtgaagatgagcttcagCCTTTGCAAATTACAAGCGACGATTTCGAGCCCCGCACCCCAGATAACGAAGTGGTTCACATTCCCCTGCACACCGCCTTTCCCCCAAAATTACACGTTAAGGAGCGCTTGCTGTCACTTGAGCCTCAGCCTTTGCTGGCAGAACCCGCAACGCCTCTACAGCACAAAGATACCAAAGATACAACCTTGGAAGAGCATAAAGAAAGCTTTGGCGGCGCGgttgaaattgaagaaccCAAAACTCCCCAGAGGCAAACACTCGACAGTCactttgagaagcaggATCCTCAAACACCGCTGTTGAAGACCGAGGCTAATGCCAGGCGCCGCAAGCTTGCCTCACCATCTCCCGAAAAGACACACAAAAGAAAGAACCAACAAAAGGTCTCCCCGCTGTCAGCAGAGGAGATCTTACTAAACGTTTCATCGCGGGGCGTCGACGTCCTGGAACTGCAGCACATACTGGCTAATCATTTGGCTTTCTCAAACGTCCAGCAGGTGCCCTTCACCCAGCTTCGAGACGTTAATTCGACAGTCTCGACTCTGGCGCCCAAAGAGCTAAGGGCGCTTCTCGAGGCTGAGCGCTGTATTGGCGTTATTTACCGCCAAGGCAAAGATGCCGCGGGTAAACCTCTGGATGAAGAGTACTATTACGATGTCGAAAACGACAGTGACGAAAATAGAAGGCAATTGGTGTCGGCACTGAAAGGTGGTAGGTCGAACCTGAGAAGTTGCAGGAGGGTTCACAAACAATATTTCTGGAAGAAACCGGCTAAATAA